The proteins below come from a single bacterium genomic window:
- a CDS encoding PF20097 family protein codes for MEAAVMKIPESCPRCGGKHLERGRLNAQVGITFRPAKLKFLVLSTGRVPVQADMCMDCGAIALTAEPAEVESIIKE; via the coding sequence ATGGAAGCGGCTGTCATGAAAATACCGGAGTCCTGCCCGCGTTGCGGGGGGAAGCATTTGGAACGGGGTAGATTGAACGCGCAGGTGGGCATTACTTTTCGTCCAGCAAAGTTGAAATTCCTTGTACTTTCAACCGGGAGGGTTCCGGTCCAGGCGGATATGTGCATGGATTGTGGAGCCATTGCTCTAACAGCCGAACCGGCCGAAGTAGAATCCATCATCAAAGAATGA